The region AGAGCGATGTGTGGGCATGGCCGCCAATATGATTGGGATTAAAAAACGCATCATCGTCTTTGCGATTGGGGAGATCATTGTTCCAATGATTAATCCCGTTATCGTAAAAAAAGAAAAAAGTTATGTGACAGAAGAAAGCTGTTTATCACTTGTTGGATTTAGAGAAACAACACGATATGAAACCATTGAGGTAGAATATTTAGATAAGCAATTTAATAAACAAAAAGGAACGTTTACCGGATTCGTTGCACAAATCATTCAACATGAAATTGATCATTGTAATGGAATCATTATTTAAATTAAAAAAGCTAATTCAAGTGAGATGAATTAGCTTTTTTTGATGGGGTAAAATGAAGTATCGTGTAAGTATCACAGGAGAATATCCTTTGTGTTTTTAGTAGTGATAGGTCAAGTGTATTTAGTACGTTAAGTTTCTGGTAGAAGTATTAAATGAAAAAAATGATTCGTGATGGTTAGTTAGGATACTTATTTAATTTTGAATAAAGTTTTTAAGTTTGAAGCTTCCAGCACTTAAGAAAGCCACACCAAACAGCAAAATGATGATTAGATTCGGCCATAATGTTAGATTAAGGGCTGTATCAAATGCCCAGTAAATCGGGAATAGCTTCGCGATATTCATCATGAGCGTTGGTTCAAAACCGAAATCGAACAGGTTAATACTAAGCATCGATAAAATAAACCCGAAGAGTGCATACATAACGATTGACATCTCAATTAAACTTGGATTTTTCACGACACGTGTGACAAAAATAACAAGACTCGACGCAACAAACGACATACTAAACATCAATAAAAGTGGAAGCAATGGATTTGGCATTGACACATCCAAGACCATCATCCCAATATAATAGACAATCGTAAAACAAATTCCCTGAATGAAACACATCGCCAAAATTAACCCACCAAATATCTCAATATCCTTGTTCGCCGTACTCAACGCACGATGTAAAACCTTTTGTTGTTTTAATTGATACACATCCTTTGCGAGTGAGGTGGCACCGATGAACATGAAATAAATGATCATCACGATAAACATCGTCATACTCATATCAACAGGCTTTTCTTTGAACTCGATTTTTGTCGTTATCAGTGAAATCGGATTCAGGTTATAGTAGTCAGTTAGCCAAGTGTTAATTTGTTGTTCAATTTGAATTTCAACTTCTGCTGTTCCAGCGCCCTCCGTTGTTTTTAAAATTTCAACTTGCGGTTTGACACCACCTTCAATGTCAGTTGAAAACGTCTTTGGAATGATAATGACACCTGCTAACTCATTCGCCATTAATCCCTCAAGTGCAGATTCTTGATCGTGATAAATAAATTTTTCTTCAACGCCTAAATTTTCTAACAGTTCTATTTCATAAATGCCATTTGATTCTAAAACATAAGCAACATTTGGAGTTATTTGATCACTATCTGAAAAAAATAGAGAACCGAGGACAAGAAATAAAGGAATAGGTCCCATCATTAACAATAAGATAGGATTTTTAAGATAACGTCTAATATGAACTAAAGCTAATCGAATCATCTTTTTACCTCCCAAAAACGATATTTTTCTTTTAAACAGGTCATTAAATATAAACTAAGCGCAATTGCTATCGTCATTAGGAATGGTGTTTTTAAACTTTCCCACGTTCCATATAAAATATAGTTTTGAAACATTTTAGTAATCGAATAAGACGGAGAGAAGGTTGCGACACTGTCAGTCGGTAAGAAGGTGCCACCGATAAAAATTTGTAAAAAGAATAAAATTAACGCCAACATGTTTCCATATTTAGCGGAGAAAAAGTGACCAATAAATGATCCGACACTTACCATAAAACAAGAGGTTGCCAAAATAGGTAAAAGTAACAGAGCAATAGGTCCCTCAAATGAATATCCAAGGACTCGGTAAACCAAAACGTAAAAGCTTAATAAAATAACACAATATAGTAAATTTGCTAAATAATCATAATTAAACATACGGACTCGTGTAAGCGGGGCTGAATACATTCGCTTATCAAGTCCAAGCTCCGCACTTTTATAACTAGCTCCTGAAATGTTCATGATCATCATGAAGACAAAGAAAGACATCATTCCAACAGAGTAATACGTGGTTGAGTTTAAGGCAAGAGCAGATTCGATATAAACAGATTTTAAACTGGTGTTATCATAAATTAAAGATAATTGCTCGGGATTATCTGTGGATAAACTTCTAAAAAGACCTTCGTGGTACTGATCGAGAATTGACTTTGCTACAGTAAGAGATAACATATGTTTATTCGTATTGAGTTCTTCTAAAACTAACTCACCACCCATTCCCGTTAAAAGATTTTCTTCATAACCATCGGGGATAACTAAAGTCGAAGCACGTTCATCATTTGAAATGATAAAGTAGGAAGACATTGACTCATCGTTTAAAAATGAAATCAACTGATTCGATAAGGTAGATTGATCCTCATCTATGATTTGTAGAGGTAAAGGTTCCATCGAATTTGGATTTGCAAACAGGATGGTCATCATATTCCCCATTAAAAGTCCAATGAATAAGGGCAGTCCAAGCATATACAAAATCGTCATTGGAAACTGCTTAAAAACGACTTTCAAATTCACATAAAGCCACATTAATAATCGCATCACTCTTCCTCCTTAGTCGCGTAACGATTTCCCAGTTAACCATAAGAACACATCTTCAAGACGAGGTTCTTCGTAACGAATCCCTTGTAACTGCGAAGAATATGACTCAAGTAATGCAATAGCGGACGTTAATTTGAAGTCTTTATTAATCGTTAACGTCACTTGATTACCTTCTTCCGTTACTAATGAAACACCCTCAAGTCCTCGTAACTTTAGAACGATTTCCCCACTTAGATGACCGACCGTTAGAATGACCTTTGTTTGTTCTCCAGATAAGGATTTAATTTGTTCCTGACTTCCAGACGCAATTTCTTTACCTAAATCCATGATGAAAACTTTTGAACAAAGCTCCTCAATCTCTTCCATGTAATGAGAGGTATAAATCACTGTTGTGTTTCGTTCCTTACAAATCTTTTTCGTAAACTCAAAAATATGATTACGAGATTGTGGGTCAACCCCAACAGTGGGCTCATCCATAATTAAAATTCTAGGATGATGCATCAAAGCAGCGGCAATATTTAATCGACGTTTCATCCCTCCTGAAAACTTTTTAACTTTCTCCTTTTTACGATCCATTAAACCGGTTGCCATTAAAGCCTCATTAATACGTTCCTTTAGCACCTTGTAACTTAGACCATAAAGAGAACCGAAAAATAACAAATTATCATAGGCCGTCATTTCCTCCATCAACGCTAACTCCTGAGGAACAAGACCGATTAAAGACTTCGCCTCAATCGGTTGCTTCACAATATCATAGCCCCCAATTTCAACACTTCCATTTGTCGCCTCAACGAGTGTCGTCATAATATTAATCAACGTCGATTTTCCGGCTCCATTCGGTCCGATAAGTCCAAAAATTTCACCCTCTTCAATTTCAAAACTGATATTATCTAAAACAAGTTTGTCATTAAAACGTTTCGTTACATTACTCACCTTAACAATACTCATGTTATTTCCTCCCTGATTTTATCATCTGATACCTTCATTATAGTCATAACTGGATATCAATTCCATAACCCATCGTCATAGTAGGGGGTGACTTAAGTCACTTACTTAGAAAAAATGACCTTATAGGGAAATAAAAAAACATCAGTCTAAGTAGAAACTGATGTTTTTTTATGCTAATCCATTCTTAAATGCAAAAATGGCGATTTGAGTGCGATCTCGAAGCTCAAGTTTAAATAAAATATTCGTGATATGATTTTTGATCGTTCCTTCGGATAAAAAGAGTTTGGCGGCGATTTCTTTATTTGTTAATCCTGTTGCAATCTCACGAATAATCATCAGCTCCTTTTCGCTTAAACGATACTGCTCATAAAATTGTGCATCACTTTTAAT is a window of Turicibacter sanguinis DNA encoding:
- a CDS encoding ABC transporter permease, producing MRLLMWLYVNLKVVFKQFPMTILYMLGLPLFIGLLMGNMMTILFANPNSMEPLPLQIIDEDQSTLSNQLISFLNDESMSSYFIISNDERASTLVIPDGYEENLLTGMGGELVLEELNTNKHMLSLTVAKSILDQYHEGLFRSLSTDNPEQLSLIYDNTSLKSVYIESALALNSTTYYSVGMMSFFVFMMIMNISGASYKSAELGLDKRMYSAPLTRVRMFNYDYLANLLYCVILLSFYVLVYRVLGYSFEGPIALLLLPILATSCFMVSVGSFIGHFFSAKYGNMLALILFFLQIFIGGTFLPTDSVATFSPSYSITKMFQNYILYGTWESLKTPFLMTIAIALSLYLMTCLKEKYRFWEVKR
- a CDS encoding ABC transporter permease, translating into MIRLALVHIRRYLKNPILLLMMGPIPLFLVLGSLFFSDSDQITPNVAYVLESNGIYEIELLENLGVEEKFIYHDQESALEGLMANELAGVIIIPKTFSTDIEGGVKPQVEILKTTEGAGTAEVEIQIEQQINTWLTDYYNLNPISLITTKIEFKEKPVDMSMTMFIVMIIYFMFIGATSLAKDVYQLKQQKVLHRALSTANKDIEIFGGLILAMCFIQGICFTIVYYIGMMVLDVSMPNPLLPLLLMFSMSFVASSLVIFVTRVVKNPSLIEMSIVMYALFGFILSMLSINLFDFGFEPTLMMNIAKLFPIYWAFDTALNLTLWPNLIIILLFGVAFLSAGSFKLKNFIQN
- a CDS encoding peptide deformylase, giving the protein MIRPIMKDEKFLAQKSVPATKADLAVVEDLIDTLRANLERCVGMAANMIGIKKRIIVFAIGEIIVPMINPVIVKKEKSYVTEESCLSLVGFRETTRYETIEVEYLDKQFNKQKGTFTGFVAQIIQHEIDHCNGIII
- a CDS encoding ABC transporter ATP-binding protein; the protein is MSIVKVSNVTKRFNDKLVLDNISFEIEEGEIFGLIGPNGAGKSTLINIMTTLVEATNGSVEIGGYDIVKQPIEAKSLIGLVPQELALMEEMTAYDNLLFFGSLYGLSYKVLKERINEALMATGLMDRKKEKVKKFSGGMKRRLNIAAALMHHPRILIMDEPTVGVDPQSRNHIFEFTKKICKERNTTVIYTSHYMEEIEELCSKVFIMDLGKEIASGSQEQIKSLSGEQTKVILTVGHLSGEIVLKLRGLEGVSLVTEEGNQVTLTINKDFKLTSAIALLESYSSQLQGIRYEEPRLEDVFLWLTGKSLRD